GCCAGTGCCGGTTTTATCACCATCCTCACCGAAGCCATGCCCGCCGGTCTCTTGCCACAAATGGGCGAAGGCTTGGACGTGTCACCCGCACTGGTTGGCCAATTGGTCACGCTGTACGCCCTCGGATCACTGCTGGCGGCCATCCCCCTGACGCTGTTGACCCGAGGCTTGCGACGCCGCCCTCTGCTGCTTATCGCGATTGGCGGCTTTGCTTTGGTCAACAGCGTGACCGCCCTTTCCAGCCACTACGGGCTGACCCTCGTCGCACGCTTCTTCGCCGGCGTGTTTGCCGGGCTGCTGTGGGCACTTCTGGCGGGTTATGCCAGCCGGATGGTGGCACCTCATCTGCAAGGCCGCGCGATTGCGGTGGCCATGCTTGGGGCACCGTTGGCGCTGTCATTGGGCGTGCCCGCCGGCACCTTTCTGGGCGCCGTGGTCGGCTGGCGGCTGAGCTTTGCGATCATGACCGGGCTGACATTGGTGCTCTTGGTATGGGCGCGTTGGCAACTGCCGGATTTCGCTGGCGAACCGGCTGGAAAACGCCTGGGCCTGCATCAAGTGCTGGCCTTGCCGGGGATTCGTCCGGTGCTGTGGGTGACCTTGACCTACGTGTTGGCCCACAACGTTCTGTACACCTATATCGCTCCGCTGCTGGTGCCAGCCGGCATTGCTGCGGATATCGACCGAGTGCTGTTGGTGTTCGGCCTCGCCGCTTTGTTGAGCATCTGGCTGGCCGGCGTGCTGATTGATCGATGGCTGCGCGCACTGCTGCTGATCAGTTGCGCACTGTTTGGCGTGATTGCCTTGGCACTGGCCTTCTGGATGAACGTGCCCGCGGTCATCTATCTCGCCGTCGCGTTGTGGGGCCTGGCGTTCGGCGGGCTGCCTGCATTGCTGCAAACAGCGCTAGCCAAATCAGCGGGTGAGTCGGCGGACGCCGCCCAGTCGATGCTGGTGACCGTGTGGAACCTCGGGATAGCAGGTGGTGGGCTGGCGGGCGGTGTATTGCTTCAGGGCTGGGGCGTCACCGCGTTTCCATGGGCAATTGTGCTACTGATGCTACTGGCGCTGATCGGGGCCTCACAGGTTGCGTCCCAACAACTGGCCCGGCCATCCCTCCAGCTCGAACGTTGAGAGACGCTGATACCCGCACGTTTCATAAAACCGCACAAGCTCCCCGGTGCCACCGGCATAGCAGTCCACTCGCAGGCGCCTCGCTCCAGCAGCACGGGCTTGGTCGTCGGCGAAGGCCAGCAGCCGTCGACCCAGCCCACGGGC
The genomic region above belongs to Pseudomonas azotoformans and contains:
- a CDS encoding MFS transporter produces the protein MTSLTDSPMKVQRDTLPLGGLLALASAGFITILTEAMPAGLLPQMGEGLDVSPALVGQLVTLYALGSLLAAIPLTLLTRGLRRRPLLLIAIGGFALVNSVTALSSHYGLTLVARFFAGVFAGLLWALLAGYASRMVAPHLQGRAIAVAMLGAPLALSLGVPAGTFLGAVVGWRLSFAIMTGLTLVLLVWARWQLPDFAGEPAGKRLGLHQVLALPGIRPVLWVTLTYVLAHNVLYTYIAPLLVPAGIAADIDRVLLVFGLAALLSIWLAGVLIDRWLRALLLISCALFGVIALALAFWMNVPAVIYLAVALWGLAFGGLPALLQTALAKSAGESADAAQSMLVTVWNLGIAGGGLAGGVLLQGWGVTAFPWAIVLLMLLALIGASQVASQQLARPSLQLER